In Nitrospira sp. MA-1, the following proteins share a genomic window:
- a CDS encoding DUF4410 domain-containing protein, which yields MKALMRSAVWMLSLVVTVGCASTETSNRQILVDEMVPRPHHIWVYDFAASSNEVPADSVLAGQHADHPTPQTPEQIEAGRRVGIHIAEQLVEEIRYMGLPARRASSETTPQINDLVIRGYLLAIDEGSAVKRVAVGFGSGGSELTVAAEGFQVTAQGLRKLGSGTVHSGGSKTPGAAVGTAALIATANPVGLIVGGGMKAYGEYSGSAKIEGREKAIAKEIADKIKPRFQQQGWIK from the coding sequence ATGAAGGCCTTAATGCGTTCCGCAGTATGGATGTTGTCCCTCGTGGTTACAGTTGGATGCGCCTCGACCGAGACATCCAACCGCCAGATACTCGTGGACGAAATGGTTCCTCGTCCCCATCACATCTGGGTGTACGACTTCGCTGCCAGCTCCAACGAGGTTCCGGCCGACTCCGTGCTCGCCGGACAGCATGCCGATCATCCGACTCCCCAAACCCCCGAACAGATCGAGGCCGGTCGGCGGGTGGGCATTCACATTGCGGAGCAACTGGTCGAGGAAATTCGCTACATGGGACTGCCGGCCAGACGGGCTTCGAGTGAAACAACCCCGCAGATCAACGATCTGGTGATCCGGGGCTACCTCCTCGCAATCGACGAAGGCAGTGCGGTCAAGCGCGTCGCGGTGGGATTTGGCTCCGGTGGATCGGAGTTGACGGTGGCGGCCGAAGGTTTCCAAGTGACGGCCCAGGGGCTGCGAAAACTTGGATCCGGCACCGTACATTCTGGAGGAAGTAAAACCCCCGGAGCCGCGGTAGGGACCGCCGCCCTCATTGCCACGGCCAACCCCGTGGGCCTTATTGTCGGCGGCGGGATGAAGGCATACGGGGAATACAGCGGTAGCGCCAAGATTGAGGGCCGGGAAAAGGCGATTGCCAAGGAAATCGCCGATAAGATCAAGCCAAGATTCCAACAACAGGGGTGGATCAAGTAA
- a CDS encoding DUF3604 domain-containing protein yields the protein MKTRVVGQTILSGMMACTLSVLLADAATGAAPGLSAPEKETVEKAFPSKPPYSPYAGRSFPTRPFFGDTHLHTSFSMDAGAFGARLTPRDAYQFARGEEVTASNGQPVKLSRPLDFLVVADHSDNMGFFPDLFAGKPEMLADPTGRKWYDMLQSGKGAEAAIEIIMSFSHGTFPKSLMYFPGTRPYRNAWQETIKAAEEFNEPRRFTAFIGFEWTSNTGGNNLHRNIIFRDNGDKASQVEPFTVYPPMGSDNPEDLWKWMAAYEQKTGGSVLAIAHNGNLSNGLMFPTIETFGKTIDRGYVETRAKWERLYEATQTKGDGEAHPFLSPNDEFADFETWDKGNLDGSVAKTKEMLEFEYARSGLKNGLMLEEKFGTNPFKFGLIGSSDAHTGLSALEEENFFGKTTPQEPSPERMTKAFFDNPKTGVKVMDWEVAAAGYAGVWATENTREALWDAMERKETYATTGPRMLVRFFGGFDFKPADAHNRIPANIGYTKGVPMGGDLRDAPQGRSPTFLVAALKDPIGANLDRIQIIKGWLSKDGALQEKVYDVVWGDADKRQPGSEGKLPPVGSTVDLENAIWTNTIGDPELITVWTDPDFDPSVRAFYYARVLEIPTPRWTAYDAKRFGVKPLPDTRMVLQERAYTSPIWYNPGT from the coding sequence ATGAAAACACGAGTTGTTGGTCAAACGATCCTCAGCGGCATGATGGCTTGTACCCTGAGTGTTCTTCTGGCCGATGCCGCTACCGGCGCCGCGCCTGGACTCAGTGCCCCTGAGAAGGAAACGGTGGAAAAGGCGTTTCCATCTAAGCCCCCCTACTCGCCCTATGCCGGCCGCAGTTTTCCTACGAGACCCTTCTTCGGCGATACCCATCTGCACACGTCGTTCTCGATGGATGCCGGGGCGTTTGGCGCACGACTGACACCGCGTGATGCGTATCAGTTCGCCAGAGGCGAGGAAGTCACAGCGTCGAACGGCCAACCGGTGAAGCTCTCACGGCCGCTGGACTTTCTTGTGGTTGCGGATCATTCCGACAACATGGGGTTTTTCCCCGATCTCTTCGCAGGAAAGCCCGAGATGCTGGCCGACCCGACCGGACGAAAGTGGTACGACATGCTTCAATCCGGCAAGGGGGCGGAGGCAGCCATCGAGATTATCATGTCATTTTCGCACGGAACCTTTCCGAAGTCGTTGATGTATTTTCCCGGTACACGGCCCTATCGAAACGCATGGCAGGAAACGATCAAGGCCGCCGAGGAATTCAACGAACCACGCCGCTTTACCGCCTTTATCGGGTTTGAGTGGACATCCAACACCGGTGGCAATAACCTGCACCGCAACATCATTTTCCGCGACAATGGTGATAAGGCCAGCCAGGTTGAGCCATTTACCGTCTATCCACCAATGGGTAGTGATAATCCCGAGGATCTCTGGAAATGGATGGCCGCCTATGAGCAAAAAACCGGCGGCAGCGTGCTGGCGATTGCCCACAATGGCAATTTGAGCAACGGCCTCATGTTTCCGACGATCGAGACGTTTGGCAAAACGATTGATCGCGGGTATGTCGAGACCCGGGCGAAGTGGGAACGCCTCTACGAGGCGACTCAGACCAAAGGCGACGGGGAGGCTCACCCCTTCCTCTCACCCAATGATGAGTTTGCCGATTTCGAGACATGGGATAAAGGCAATCTTGACGGCAGCGTGGCCAAAACAAAAGAGATGCTCGAATTCGAATATGCCCGCTCAGGCCTGAAAAACGGCCTCATGCTTGAAGAGAAATTCGGCACGAATCCATTCAAGTTCGGCCTGATCGGCAGCAGCGATGCCCACACCGGTCTCTCCGCGCTGGAAGAAGAGAACTTCTTTGGCAAAACCACCCCCCAGGAACCCAGTCCGGAGCGGATGACCAAAGCCTTTTTTGATAATCCCAAAACCGGGGTGAAGGTGATGGACTGGGAGGTCGCTGCGGCGGGATACGCCGGGGTCTGGGCAACAGAGAATACCCGCGAGGCGCTCTGGGACGCGATGGAACGAAAGGAGACGTATGCCACGACCGGACCGCGCATGCTTGTTCGCTTCTTCGGCGGCTTCGATTTCAAACCTGCTGACGCACACAACCGGATACCCGCCAATATCGGCTACACAAAAGGTGTTCCGATGGGCGGTGATTTGCGCGACGCCCCCCAAGGTCGATCGCCCACGTTTCTTGTCGCCGCGCTCAAAGATCCAATCGGCGCGAACCTTGACCGCATCCAAATAATCAAAGGATGGTTGAGCAAGGACGGGGCTCTTCAGGAAAAGGTCTACGATGTTGTTTGGGGGGACGCCGATAAACGCCAGCCCGGGTCTGAAGGCAAGCTACCACCTGTGGGTAGCACCGTGGATCTCGAAAACGCCATCTGGACCAACACCATCGGTGATCCGGAATTAATCACGGTCTGGACGGATCCGGATTTTGACCCATCGGTTCGTGCCTTTTACTATGCACGTGTCCTTGAGATTCCGACGCCTCGTTGGACCGCCTACGATGCGAAACGTTTTGGCGTGAAACCCCTACCGGATACCAGAATGGTGCTCCAGGAAAGGGCGTACACTTCACCCATCTGGTACAATCCGGGGACATAA
- a CDS encoding HupE/UreJ family protein — protein MVFAHEVRPAYLELRENQSGEIAVLWKTPMRGDRRLALKPEFSGQTENLTPITTRESGGAAVQTWQVRANQPLQGQTVRIAGLEGTMTDALVRVKYADGRMWVKRLTATEPSTQIPINLSGWNVAREYLTFGVEHILIGMDHLLFVMALLLISPGTWQLVKTVSAFTLAHSITLGLATLGFIHVPPAPVEVVIALSIVFVAAEIIHTRRGREGITARAPWVVALTFGLLHGLGFAGALSEVGLPQGHIPVALLFFNLGVEAGQLLFIAAVMGVMAAFRQVHIRMPQWTQYIPPYTIGSVAMFWVFQRLSAF, from the coding sequence ATGGTTTTTGCACACGAGGTCAGACCTGCCTATTTGGAATTGCGGGAAAACCAATCCGGGGAGATTGCCGTCCTCTGGAAAACCCCCATGCGGGGGGACAGGCGTCTGGCGCTCAAGCCGGAGTTTTCCGGACAAACAGAGAATCTCACTCCGATCACCACGCGCGAATCAGGCGGCGCGGCCGTGCAGACATGGCAGGTACGGGCCAACCAGCCATTGCAAGGCCAAACGGTTCGGATTGCCGGGTTGGAAGGAACCATGACCGATGCATTGGTACGGGTGAAATATGCCGACGGCAGGATGTGGGTGAAACGGCTGACGGCGACGGAACCTTCGACGCAGATACCCATTAACCTCAGCGGATGGAATGTCGCCCGCGAATACCTGACATTCGGCGTTGAGCACATTCTTATCGGGATGGATCATCTGCTCTTTGTGATGGCACTATTGCTGATTTCTCCCGGGACGTGGCAACTGGTGAAAACGGTTTCGGCCTTCACCCTGGCACACAGTATCACGCTGGGCCTCGCCACACTCGGGTTCATCCATGTACCGCCGGCACCGGTCGAGGTGGTCATCGCGCTTTCCATCGTTTTCGTGGCAGCGGAGATCATTCATACACGTCGAGGACGGGAAGGCATCACGGCGCGTGCCCCCTGGGTTGTCGCCTTGACCTTCGGACTCCTGCATGGATTGGGGTTTGCGGGGGCCTTGAGCGAAGTGGGCCTCCCCCAGGGACACATTCCGGTGGCTTTGTTATTCTTCAACCTTGGGGTGGAGGCCGGTCAATTGCTGTTTATCGCTGCCGTCATGGGTGTCATGGCAGCTTTTCGACAGGTTCACATTCGAATGCCACAATGGACCCAATATATCCCGCCATACACCATCGGCAGTGTGGCGATGTTCTGGGTCTTTCAACGCCTTTCAGCATTTTAA
- a CDS encoding peptidylprolyl isomerase, whose translation MNNLLKEPLIHFLLAGALVFAVYGLVHDGPAVESKKERMVRITASQVEWLKQTWVRQWGRPPDENELQGLVAGYIKEELLAREARELKLDENDTIVRRRLAQKMNFMVQDTTPLAEPGEEELRQLFESRPEHFQIPERITFTHVFFNHDKRREKTSADALEALEQLSQAGIGNPHDFGDRFLSQYDFDEAEEQAVASVFGQEFTRRVFTVEPGEWHGPLESGYGLHLVHVTKKEPAALPDFGMVKKDVVTLWRQQREREGQERYFSALLEKYDVVVDESIKSLIGPLTLLKEREP comes from the coding sequence ATGAACAATTTACTCAAGGAGCCCCTCATACATTTCCTGCTGGCAGGAGCCCTCGTATTTGCCGTATACGGATTGGTTCACGATGGACCCGCCGTTGAATCGAAGAAAGAGCGGATGGTCCGCATCACAGCAAGTCAGGTCGAATGGCTGAAACAGACCTGGGTCCGACAATGGGGTCGTCCGCCAGACGAGAATGAACTCCAGGGGCTAGTCGCCGGGTATATCAAGGAGGAGTTACTGGCACGGGAGGCTCGGGAATTGAAATTGGATGAAAATGATACCATCGTACGGCGACGCCTGGCGCAGAAAATGAATTTCATGGTGCAGGATACGACACCGCTCGCCGAGCCGGGCGAGGAAGAGCTTCGTCAACTTTTTGAATCCCGCCCTGAACATTTTCAGATCCCGGAGAGGATTACCTTCACGCATGTCTTTTTCAACCATGATAAACGAAGAGAGAAGACAAGTGCTGATGCACTCGAAGCCCTTGAGCAATTGTCGCAGGCGGGGATAGGAAACCCACATGATTTTGGTGATCGCTTTCTCTCACAGTACGATTTTGATGAAGCCGAAGAGCAGGCAGTGGCCAGCGTGTTCGGTCAGGAATTCACCCGCCGCGTCTTTACGGTCGAACCTGGAGAATGGCACGGACCCCTTGAGTCAGGCTATGGCCTGCATTTGGTTCACGTGACAAAGAAAGAACCCGCAGCGTTGCCCGACTTCGGGATGGTGAAAAAGGATGTGGTGACTCTCTGGCGCCAACAACGCGAGCGGGAAGGGCAAGAGCGGTATTTCTCTGCCCTATTAGAAAAGTACGACGTGGTGGTCGATGAAAGCATCAAGTCACTCATTGGCCCTCTGACGTTATTGAAGGAAAGGGAACCGTAA
- a CDS encoding DUF4410 domain-containing protein, with amino-acid sequence MKSLTGLVLGIFAMTVAAGCSSTKITETHPMYGKEKLPKPDRIYVYPFAATQGDLPAWSSAAKHHDPPGEPPSPEHLEAGRKLGLTVAEELVSKIQQMGLTSLIAGKQTTPRVNDLLIVGYFGTFDEGSTLKRMALGFGSGAAEITTAAEGYQWTANGPRQLGSGKMDSAGNKMPGMALPIVVLAATANPIGLIVGGGAKVYGQMSGKDTIEGAGKRTADAIAEHLEGKFKEQGWIQ; translated from the coding sequence ATGAAATCCCTCACGGGTCTCGTCCTAGGTATCTTTGCCATGACTGTGGCGGCAGGTTGCTCCTCAACCAAGATCACCGAAACACATCCCATGTACGGGAAGGAGAAACTTCCCAAGCCGGACCGCATCTATGTGTATCCCTTTGCCGCCACCCAGGGAGATCTCCCGGCCTGGTCCTCGGCCGCCAAACACCATGATCCCCCTGGCGAACCTCCATCGCCAGAGCATCTCGAGGCGGGACGCAAACTGGGTCTCACCGTCGCGGAGGAACTGGTATCGAAAATTCAGCAGATGGGTCTTACTTCCTTGATAGCGGGTAAACAGACCACACCCCGGGTCAATGACCTGTTGATTGTGGGGTATTTTGGCACGTTCGATGAAGGCAGTACCCTCAAACGTATGGCCTTGGGTTTCGGATCCGGGGCAGCTGAAATCACTACGGCTGCGGAAGGGTACCAGTGGACAGCCAATGGCCCCCGGCAACTCGGATCCGGGAAGATGGATTCCGCGGGAAATAAAATGCCGGGAATGGCTTTACCTATTGTCGTCCTGGCAGCTACCGCCAATCCAATCGGATTGATTGTCGGCGGAGGGGCAAAGGTGTATGGGCAAATGTCGGGAAAGGATACGATCGAGGGTGCTGGGAAACGAACGGCAGATGCCATCGCCGAACACCTTGAGGGAAAATTCAAGGAACAGGGATGGATCCAATAA
- a CDS encoding glycine zipper domain-containing protein, whose protein sequence is MRTYMVLGLALGFGMLLHVSHLSAQTFVFPEKGQSPEQQELDDFTCFKWAKQQTGYDPEHPDLAATPPPPSGGGAMRGAMGGAALGAIGGAIAGNAGEGAAIGAAAGGGMGMMRQRRVERGYQEEVQQTSAKNQQTRATFDRAHNVCMEAKGYKIG, encoded by the coding sequence ATGCGTACGTATATGGTCTTGGGGCTGGCGCTTGGATTCGGGATGCTTCTCCATGTGTCCCACTTGTCGGCGCAGACCTTTGTGTTCCCTGAAAAGGGACAGAGTCCGGAACAGCAGGAATTGGACGACTTTACTTGTTTTAAATGGGCCAAGCAGCAGACGGGCTACGATCCGGAACATCCGGACCTGGCCGCAACGCCGCCGCCGCCATCGGGCGGTGGTGCGATGCGCGGGGCGATGGGTGGTGCCGCACTCGGAGCCATTGGCGGAGCGATTGCCGGCAATGCAGGTGAAGGTGCGGCGATCGGTGCCGCTGCCGGCGGCGGAATGGGCATGATGCGACAACGGCGGGTTGAGCGAGGGTATCAGGAAGAGGTCCAACAAACCTCGGCTAAGAACCAGCAGACCCGGGCCACCTTTGACCGTGCGCATAACGTGTGTATGGAAGCCAAAGGCTACAAGATTGGTTAG
- a CDS encoding neuromedin U: MIGVILGFFGSQSTHAEEITKLAEEVQNPVSDLVRVGFVNGTLFGAGANNHLVNVFNLQASTTRRFGNWALLNRLTIPIPYIPANAIEDKTGSMTGLGDIEYTGFFARDESKRRFKLIGGIGPTFILNTATDDHLGLGKWSVGPTLALVSIPDPWVVGAVIRNVWSFAGEKQRPKVNLFTLQPFVNYNFSNGWYLTSTPAITANWEAEDRRNRWTVPLGGGFGKVVFRGEKRPINIKLQGFYYLEKPDRAPDWTLQLQFQILFPDKPA, from the coding sequence ATGATAGGAGTGATCCTGGGATTCTTCGGAAGTCAATCAACCCATGCGGAGGAGATTACAAAACTAGCCGAAGAAGTGCAGAACCCCGTGTCCGACCTTGTGCGGGTGGGGTTTGTAAATGGTACGCTTTTCGGGGCCGGGGCCAACAACCATCTCGTCAATGTATTCAATCTTCAGGCCTCCACCACAAGAAGATTTGGCAACTGGGCCCTCCTCAATCGCCTCACTATTCCCATCCCATATATTCCGGCCAATGCCATAGAGGATAAAACGGGCAGTATGACCGGGTTAGGAGATATTGAGTACACGGGATTCTTTGCCCGTGACGAATCCAAACGACGGTTTAAACTGATTGGTGGTATAGGCCCGACTTTTATTTTGAATACCGCGACTGATGATCATCTGGGCCTGGGAAAATGGAGCGTGGGTCCCACGCTTGCGCTTGTCAGCATACCGGACCCATGGGTAGTGGGGGCCGTCATCAGAAATGTCTGGTCATTTGCGGGAGAGAAACAACGCCCGAAGGTCAACCTGTTTACACTTCAGCCATTTGTGAATTACAACTTTTCCAATGGTTGGTACCTGACCTCTACCCCGGCAATCACCGCAAACTGGGAGGCGGAGGACAGGAGGAACCGGTGGACGGTACCCCTTGGAGGCGGATTCGGAAAAGTGGTGTTCCGTGGAGAAAAACGTCCGATCAACATCAAACTCCAGGGATTTTATTATCTGGAAAAACCTGACCGGGCGCCCGATTGGACGCTACAGCTCCAATTTCAAATCCTGTTTCCAGATAAGCCCGCTTAA
- a CDS encoding DUF3313 domain-containing protein produces MPRSERFLLALVFFAMTACATTQQANTVNRSGFLEDYSMLQKGAGDSEALLRYVNPVADWKHYSKIMIDPIQLWLGEGSSLRDIPQEDRIRLTSLLSGKLQNALLADYRIVREAGPHVMRLSVALTEAEASNTVLDTLSSVLPTGYVISGTKSLTTGTGTFVGSASIEAKISDVEHGTLLAAAVDRRGGAKSLSGVTSEWNDVEESFEYWANTLRYRLCQWRGEHSCVPPTP; encoded by the coding sequence ATGCCCAGGAGTGAGCGATTTTTACTGGCTCTTGTTTTTTTTGCCATGACGGCTTGTGCGACAACTCAACAGGCAAACACGGTCAATAGATCCGGGTTTCTCGAGGATTATTCGATGCTTCAAAAAGGCGCGGGAGACAGTGAAGCCCTTCTGCGATACGTCAACCCGGTTGCAGATTGGAAACACTATTCCAAAATCATGATTGACCCGATCCAACTCTGGCTGGGTGAGGGATCTTCTCTTCGGGACATTCCCCAAGAAGACCGTATTCGGTTGACCTCTCTCCTCTCGGGCAAATTACAGAATGCGCTCTTGGCAGATTACCGGATTGTTCGTGAGGCCGGGCCTCATGTCATGCGTTTGAGTGTGGCACTCACAGAAGCCGAAGCCTCAAATACGGTGTTAGATACCCTTTCCAGTGTCCTCCCAACCGGGTATGTCATTTCTGGGACCAAATCTCTCACAACCGGGACCGGAACATTTGTTGGCAGTGCCAGCATAGAAGCTAAAATTTCGGATGTGGAACATGGGACGCTTTTGGCCGCCGCAGTCGATCGCCGGGGCGGTGCAAAGTCTTTGTCGGGAGTCACTTCAGAATGGAATGACGTCGAAGAATCATTTGAATACTGGGCCAATACTCTACGCTATCGCCTGTGCCAATGGCGCGGCGAACACAGTTGTGTGCCACCTACGCCATAG
- a CDS encoding lytic transglycosylase F, with product MLNTKLHKPTWLACLVLSILFLFVIPGSESGASQESENQLFSPKFPQALKPWTGDWDGMVSRNQVRVLVPFSKTYYFLDRGRQRGLTYDLMKIFAKQINQDLQRKIVQVQFIFIPVNRDELIPDLLNGVGDIAAGSLTITPERKKRVDFSDPLLTGVREIIVTGPSSPPLSSLDDLAGKAIHVRKSSSFYEHLVRLNASFATTGKPEITLIPEEENLEDEDLLEMVNAGLLPMLVMDSPKAEFWAKIFEHIRLHPDITLNAGGEIAWAFRKNSPKLKRVINRFVSKNKKGTLIGNLLFTRYLKNTRYVENAVSTQERKKFQNLMHVFKQSARPYGFDWVLAMALGYQESMLDQRKRSSAGAIGVMQLLPSTARDPNVNIPNIKQLEPNIHAGVKYLHFLHDRYFKDPKISLLNQWLFAVASYNAGPARIAKLRTKAPSMGLNPNQWFKNVEIVAAKHIGRETVQYVSNIYKYFIAYRLILEKEEKKSTVQY from the coding sequence ATGCTGAATACAAAGCTTCACAAACCCACATGGCTCGCTTGTCTTGTGCTGTCGATCCTGTTCCTGTTCGTAATTCCTGGCTCTGAGTCAGGGGCTTCTCAGGAGTCGGAGAATCAACTGTTCAGCCCGAAGTTTCCTCAGGCTCTGAAGCCGTGGACGGGCGATTGGGATGGGATGGTCAGCCGCAATCAAGTTCGGGTGCTTGTTCCTTTTAGCAAAACATATTACTTTTTGGACCGCGGCAGACAGCGTGGCCTTACATACGACCTTATGAAAATATTTGCTAAGCAGATTAACCAAGATTTGCAGCGGAAGATCGTGCAGGTTCAGTTTATCTTCATTCCCGTGAACCGTGATGAACTCATTCCGGATTTGCTCAATGGGGTAGGGGATATTGCCGCTGGTTCTCTTACGATTACACCTGAGCGAAAGAAACGTGTGGATTTTTCCGACCCGCTTCTCACCGGGGTGCGCGAAATTATCGTCACGGGTCCTAGCAGTCCTCCGCTCTCTAGTTTGGATGATCTGGCCGGCAAGGCCATCCATGTGCGGAAGTCCAGTAGTTTTTACGAACACCTTGTTCGCTTGAATGCCTCGTTCGCCACTACCGGGAAGCCGGAGATCACGCTCATCCCTGAAGAGGAGAATCTTGAAGACGAGGATCTTCTTGAAATGGTGAACGCCGGTTTATTGCCAATGCTGGTCATGGATAGTCCCAAGGCGGAATTTTGGGCGAAAATTTTTGAGCATATTCGTCTGCATCCGGACATTACTCTTAATGCCGGCGGGGAAATCGCTTGGGCCTTTCGCAAAAACAGCCCAAAGCTGAAAAGGGTGATAAACCGGTTTGTGAGTAAAAATAAGAAAGGCACCTTAATCGGGAATTTGTTATTCACCCGGTATTTAAAAAACACCCGGTACGTTGAAAATGCCGTGTCAACGCAAGAACGCAAAAAATTTCAGAATCTCATGCATGTATTTAAACAAAGTGCCCGACCGTATGGGTTTGATTGGGTGCTTGCCATGGCCCTTGGCTATCAGGAGTCCATGTTGGACCAACGAAAGCGAAGTTCTGCGGGTGCAATTGGTGTGATGCAGCTCTTGCCCAGTACCGCTCGGGATCCCAACGTCAATATTCCCAATATTAAACAGCTTGAGCCTAATATTCATGCCGGAGTCAAGTATTTGCATTTTCTTCATGACCGGTATTTTAAAGACCCCAAAATCAGCCTGTTGAATCAATGGCTTTTTGCCGTAGCCTCCTATAATGCGGGACCTGCCAGGATCGCGAAACTTCGGACGAAGGCGCCGTCGATGGGCTTGAATCCGAATCAATGGTTTAAAAATGTGGAGATCGTGGCGGCGAAGCATATTGGTCGGGAGACCGTTCAATACGTGAGTAATATTTACAAATATTTCATTGCATATCGCCTGATTCTGGAAAAAGAGGAAAAGAAATCAACAGTGCAATATTAA
- a CDS encoding arylsulfatase — translation MVQKRLANISGHSLLALAGLVLCAGLSPAFAQDKPNILVIWGDDIGQSNVSAYSKGMMGYQTPNIDRVANEGMIFTDYYAEQSCTAGRSAFITGQSVFRSGLSKVGMPGAELGMHKDDPTIAELLKPLGYATGQFGKNHLGDKDEMLPTNHGFDEFYGNLYHLNAEEEPELPDYPKESDFPNFKKNFGPRGVIHSFADGRIEDTGPLTKKRMETIDDDVAARAAEFIEKQHKAGKPMFVWVNFTHMHFRTHTKPESLGQSGRWQSPYHDAMIDHDKNVGQVLNKLDELGISDNTIVMYGTDNGPHMNTWPDSGMTPFRSEKNSNWEGAYRVPAMVRWPGKVKAGSISNEIMSHMDWMPTFLAAAGAPDIKEKLLNGHQAGDKNFKVHLDGYNFLPYLTGQTQKGPRTEFFYFSDDGDLTGLRYDHWKVVFAQQREAGTLKLWGEPFVNTRIPWLFNLRMDPYERATITSNTYWDWYLDHVYLLLPAQKVVGEFLTTFKDYPPRQKAASFTIDQVMEKLAPPTN, via the coding sequence ATGGTTCAAAAACGCCTCGCGAATATCTCGGGTCACAGTCTTCTGGCCTTGGCCGGGCTGGTGTTATGTGCGGGACTGTCGCCCGCTTTTGCTCAGGACAAGCCCAATATCCTGGTCATTTGGGGCGATGATATCGGACAAAGCAATGTCAGCGCCTACTCGAAAGGCATGATGGGCTACCAGACCCCGAATATCGATCGGGTGGCCAACGAGGGGATGATCTTCACCGACTACTATGCGGAACAGAGCTGCACGGCAGGGCGCTCGGCCTTCATCACCGGCCAGAGCGTATTTCGTTCCGGTCTCAGTAAGGTGGGCATGCCCGGCGCCGAGCTCGGCATGCATAAAGACGACCCGACGATTGCCGAGTTACTCAAGCCACTGGGCTACGCCACCGGCCAGTTTGGGAAGAACCACCTGGGCGACAAAGATGAGATGTTGCCCACCAACCATGGCTTCGATGAGTTCTATGGCAATTTATATCATCTCAACGCGGAGGAGGAGCCGGAGCTTCCTGACTACCCGAAGGAGTCTGACTTCCCCAATTTCAAAAAGAATTTCGGCCCCAGGGGGGTCATCCACAGTTTTGCGGACGGGCGAATCGAAGACACCGGCCCTCTCACCAAAAAACGCATGGAAACCATTGATGACGATGTCGCAGCTCGGGCTGCGGAATTTATTGAAAAACAGCACAAGGCCGGGAAGCCGATGTTTGTCTGGGTGAATTTTACGCACATGCATTTCCGGACACACACCAAGCCGGAAAGCCTCGGTCAGTCTGGACGATGGCAGAGCCCCTATCACGACGCCATGATCGACCATGACAAGAATGTCGGCCAAGTGCTCAACAAGCTCGATGAGCTGGGTATTTCGGACAACACGATTGTGATGTATGGCACTGATAACGGGCCCCATATGAACACCTGGCCTGATAGCGGTATGACACCCTTCCGTAGCGAAAAAAACTCTAACTGGGAAGGGGCCTATCGCGTTCCTGCCATGGTGCGCTGGCCTGGAAAGGTCAAGGCTGGTTCGATCTCCAACGAGATTATGTCACACATGGATTGGATGCCGACGTTCCTGGCTGCTGCCGGTGCCCCGGATATCAAGGAAAAGCTCCTCAATGGCCACCAGGCAGGGGATAAGAATTTTAAAGTTCACCTCGACGGGTACAACTTTCTCCCGTATTTGACGGGTCAGACGCAAAAAGGTCCTCGTACAGAATTCTTTTACTTCTCCGACGACGGAGATCTTACGGGTCTCCGTTATGACCATTGGAAGGTAGTCTTTGCTCAACAGAGAGAGGCTGGCACCTTAAAACTCTGGGGAGAACCCTTTGTGAATACGAGAATTCCATGGCTGTTTAATTTACGCATGGATCCGTACGAGCGGGCCACCATTACCTCCAACACTTACTGGGATTGGTATCTCGATCATGTGTACCTATTGTTGCCAGCTCAAAAAGTTGTCGGAGAATTTTTAACAACATTTAAAGATTATCCGCCACGTCAAAAGGCGGCTAGCTTCACCATCGACCAGGTGATGGAAAAGCTGGCTCCCCCAACAAACTAA